In a genomic window of Zingiber officinale cultivar Zhangliang chromosome 9B, Zo_v1.1, whole genome shotgun sequence:
- the LOC122025059 gene encoding alpha-1,3-arabinosyltransferase XAT2-like produces the protein MANHTNHHRHSSIGWVAIAGFFFLSMVLLLLSTSYASSFPGFGFWLSTDSVDSPTRAEIGEETAKKEQPLCDLTLRRTEICDMAGDVRVHGNSSTVLFVTASGSQESYKIKPHPRKGDGAAMASVSEVTVKSSSQRDAPRCTVTSRVPAVIFSNGGYMFNFFHDVSDALIPLFLSSREFDGEVQFLVRDMLPWWVEKFEPLLKGLSRYDLIDLNGDREVRCFSRVIVGLQYHGDLYIDPDLAGGITMLDYGRYLRKSLGLKRETAVKLRTAEKKEKPRVLIINRKGTRKFTNVGEIARMAEMSGFEAVVSEMQSNATLAEVALAVNSADVLVGVHGAGMTNLVFMPAGGVLVQIVPLGRMEDVCWINYGAAAVRMRLNYVQYSVRAPESNLIDEFPKDDPVILDPKAVFEKQGSGTWVSLYMHRQTVKLDVERFRSVLWHAREIFRQPWN, from the exons ATGGCCAACCACACCAACCATCACCGGCACAGCAGCATCGGCTGGGTGGCGATCgcaggcttcttcttcctctccatggTCCTTCTGCTTCTCTCTACGAGTTATGCATCTTCTTTTCCAGGAT TTGGATTTTGGCTGTCTACTGATTCAGTAGATTCTCCGACGCGAGCTGAAATCGGAGAGGAGACGGCGAAGAAGGAACAGCCGCTGTGTGATCTTACTCTACGAAGAACAGAGATTTGCGACATGGCCGGCGATGTCAGAGTTCATGGCAATTCCTCCACCGTCCTCTTCGTCACCGCCTCCGGATCGCAGGAGTCCTACAAGATCAAGCCTCACCCGCGGAAAGGCGACGGCGCCGCCATGGCGAGCGTCAGCGAGGTGACCGTTAAGTCGAGCAGTCAGCGAGACGCGCCGCGATGCACCGTGACGAGCCGCGTTCCGGCGGTCATCTTCTCCAACGGCGGGTACATGTTTAACTTCTTCCACGACGTCAGCGACGCGCTCATCCCGCTCTTCCTCTCTTCGCGCGAGTTCGACGGCGAGGTCCAGTTCCTGGTCCGCGACATGCTGCCGTGGTGGGTGGAGAAGTTCGAGCCGCTCCTCAAGGGTCTCTCGCGCTACGACCTGATCGATCTGAACGGCGACCGGGAGGTTCGGTGTTTCTCCCGCGTCATCGTGGGGCTTCAGTACCACGGAGATCTGTACATCGACCCGGACCTCGCCGGAGGGATCACCATGCTGGACTATGGCCGGTACTTGAGGAAGTCGCTGGGGCTGAAGCGTGAGACGGCGGTGAAGCTGCGGACggcggagaagaaggagaagccgagGGTGCTGATCATCAACCGGAAAGGGACGCGGAAGTTCACGAACGTAGGGGAGATCGCGCGGATGGCGGAGATGTCCGGGTTCGAGGCGGTGGTGTCGGAGATGCAGAGCAACGCGACGCTGGCGGAGGTGGCGCTGGCGGTGAACTCGGCGGACGTGCTGGTGGGGGTGCACGGGGCGGGGATGACGAACTTGGTGTTCATGCCGGCGGGCGGCGTGTTGGTGCAGATCGTGCCGTTGGGGAGGATGGAGGACGTGTGCTGGATCAACTACGGGGCGGCGGCGGTGAGGATGAGGCTGAACTACGTGCAGTACAGCGTGAGGGCTCCGGAGAGCAATCTGATCGATGAGTTCCCGAAGGACGATCCGGTGATCTTGGACCCGAAGGCGGTGTTCGAGAAGCAGGGGTCGGGAACTTGGGTGTCGCTGTACATGCACCGGCAGACGGTGAAGCTGGACGTCGAGAGATTCAGGAGCGTGCTCTGGCACGCTCGGGAGATCTTTCGCCAGCCATGGAATTGA